tggttcatcagaaccagtgtCTTTTGGAACAGGTGTCGACTGATTCGGCCAAATTCAAGACTTTGCTATCCGCGGCTCGGATTTATAAGACCAGCTTAGGGAGACGAGCCCGGATAGCTAGGGATTGGCTTACTTTGGACGAACCGGAGGCGTCGAGTTTCTTAGGGAGTCTGACGGCAGAAATAGTGGGCACGGGGTCCACAATTACTGAAGAGAGGTACCGTCTGGCTGCCACGGAGTTAGGCATTGACTTCGATTCCTTCAAACAAAAGGCATATCTCAAGGGGAACGAAGCTTTGGCCAACCTAGCTCCAATTTTGGAACgggagtcggcggtactggtgGACCTCAACTGGGATGTGGAGGAGGCAAGGGCTTGGTCGGAGAGGGTTGATGTCGCGGCTGAGAAGGAGGCGTTATGCCTTGATCTGGATCAACTAACCCTCTCCCCTCCTTCGACCTCGGGGGCCCCTAAAAACTTGGCGCTTTCCCATCTGGAGAGTTTGTGCCTAGACTTGTCGAATCTCCTTATTGATGAAGGAAGAAACCTCTAGGGTTTGTCCAAGGAGCTATCCGGGATTGAAGTGGAGCCGTTCAATGTTGAAGATTTTGTGAGCTTCACTCCCAGTCTTGAGGAGGGGGCGGCCGAATCTCCTCTGTTGCCGACCCAGGACGCCGAGGGGGACGTCGATGCCTTTTTGGATAATGTTTAGttttttgtaatataaatttttgtaattttgactTTTGTAACCTTGAATAGAATTACTTTGTTCGCCGAACTATTTTGATGATTAATGATGATTCCAACGTATTgtttaagtatttcaaattttctttcatCGGCCGCGGCTTCTCTCCCTCACTAGGCGGGAAACAGCCTTTAATTGATGTCACGGCTTGAACTTGTAGATTTGACAACTTCGACCTTGGAACCAATTTAAGGGTCCggcttgtcgatgtcccggtgGGGAAGCATTTTGGCgaataacttagaatatttttgaagttagggaccccaaactgggggtccgacttatcgatgtcccggttgggaaacatctttgtgaaaaactttgaatatttttgaactcagggaccccaaactgggggtccgacttatcgatgtcccggtttgGAAACATCTTggtgaaaaacttagaatatttttgaactcagggaccccaaactgggggtccgacttatcaatgtcctggttgggaaacatctttgtgaaaaacttagaatatttttgaactcagggaccccaaactgggggtccgacttatcgatgtcccggttgggaaacatctgtgaaaaacttagaatatttttgaactcagggaccccaaactgggggtccgacttatcgatgtcccggttgggaaacatctgtgaaaaacttagaatatttttgaactcagggaccccaaactgggggtccgacttatcgatgttacGAACAGATGGTGAACGCTTCAAATGATTTTTGGTCTTGGAACCCtattctaagggtccgacttgtagatatcacaagttcgttagtgacttggaataatttgataatgggacccctctcaaggggcccgacttatggatattactgatttaataagatttgcaatagaTCTTTACCAAGTATTTGCGAACATAAGAGCCggataatctgaaaatgaaacttctgTTATAAATGATTGATAATACAAATGACGATGACAGGAGTGATTTCGAATGACAACGCAACTGTGTTGCGGAATGAAGGTAGTTGCGGATTGATGCTGATAAGACTGTCACTGATGAAGCTGCTAAGATCTAAGACTGATACTAGTAactgattgccccttgcaaattttattaaatgaagaatttctttaagtggtctccattccatggtcggggtagttttttcccttttatgtcttctagttcgaacGTTCCTGGTTTGATGACGCGGGTGACTTTGAAAGGtccgtcccagttggcccctaactttcctttttcAGCTATCTTCCCAGTAGCTTCGACTTTACGGAGGACGAGATCATTGACCTGAATACGTCTTGTTTTCACATGGCGGTTGAAGCTACGAATCATCTTCTGCTTTTGGGCCATCGATCTCAGCAGTGCATTTCCTCTTGTCTCTGGTAGTAGGtctaagtttgctctttttctttcttcgtTCTCGTCGTACGAGTAGTAGAtgacccttgtagagggtacTCCTATTTCCACTGGAAGTACGGCTTCGGATCCGTACACTAAAGAGAACGGTGTGTGCCCCGTGGCCTCTTTGACGGTGGTTCGACTGGCTCATAAGATTtcgggtagttcttcatcccaattgcCCTTGACCCcttctatcttctttttgataccATTTAGTATCTCCTTGTTGGCGGCCTCGACTTGACCATTAGTTTGCGGCCTGGAGACAGAACTAAATCTGATTTGGATGTGGAATTTGTCGCAATACTCGATGGTGTTTTTGCTGACAAATTGCCTTCCATTATCTGTTATGATCACCCGGGGTATGCCGTATCTTGTGATGATGTTCCGCCATAAGAACTGACAGACTTGCTTGTCCGTGATTGAACTAAGAGCCTCTGCTTCTACATACTTGGTGAAGTAATCAATAGCCACAATAATGAACTTGCGCTGCCCCTTTGCTGGTGGAAAGGGGCCGAGGAGATCCATACCCCACTTGTCGAAGGGCAGGATGGCTTGCAAGACGGTCAAGTAATTAGAGGGCTTCCTCCCTATCTTTGAGTGATACTGACATTCAGGACACCGTTGGATCAGTTCTTCCGCGTCTTTCTGGAGTGAAGGCCAATAATATCAACTTCTAAGGACTTTGCTAATGATAGTTCGCACTCCCTGGTGTATTCCGCATCCACCCTCGTGTATTTCGCGtaggatatagtttccttcttcaggagcaACACATTTCAGAAGGGGATGTGTGTATGACTTTTTATAGAGCGTTTCTTCGTGAAGTTCGAACCATTTGGCCTTCTTCTGGAGCATTTTGGCCTGATTCTCGTCCTGGGGGAGCATCTGATCTTGCAAGTACTTCACGTATGGCCCCATCCATGTTTCGGATCTGTCGATGGTATTGACCATGAAATTGATGCTGGGGTTAGGGAGCACTTCCCAGATTATACCACGAGCCGCGGAAGTATCTGCTGAGCTGGCAAGTTTTGCTAGAGAATCGGCTTGGGCATTTTGGGATCGTGGAATGTGTTCCAACGTGAACTTGTCAAACTTTGGAACAAAGTTCTTCACTTGCTGCAGGTACATtttcatgctatcatctttaGCCTCGAATTCCCCTTTTACTTGCCCCACTATTAATTGCGAGTCAGAGAATGCGGCCAATTCTTTAGCCCTTGCCTCATAGCAGATCTTCAGCCCCATCAGTAATGCTTCGTATTCGGCCTCATTGTTGGACGCCGCGAACTCGAAtctgaccgccctttccatacgAACCCCGGCGGAAGACACAATGAGGAGCCCGGCCCCACTCGCCGATTGTGTTGAAGACCCGTCTACATACAATTTccattcttgattaagttcagCAGGAGGGGGGAAGTGCTTTCAGCAATAAAGTCAGCCAAGGCTTGTGCTTTAATTGCCGTTCGAGGTTCGTACTCGATGCCGAAATCTGCaagctggtttgcccaatctgtgacgcggctcgacttgtttttcccttcaagaatcttttttaaaggttgatcagtccggacAATGATCTGGTTGGACTGAAAGTATGGCTTCAATTTCCTGCTTGCCATCACTATTGCAAATATGACCTTTTCCACTTCGCAATAGTTCCCCTCCGAGCCACGGAATGCGTGACTCACATTGTATGTTGGGAGCTGCTTCCTTTCCCTTTCCGCCACAAGCACTCCGGATAACGAGTATTCGGAGACAGAGACATATAAGACTAGCTTTTCCCCGTTGATgggcgaaactagttttggcaaggCCGATAGGTGTTCCTTAAGCTGGCGGAAAGACTCTTCTGCTTCCGCGGTCCATTCGAATTTCTGTTGCTTTATCGTTTTGAAGAAAGGCAAGCATTTGTCCGCAGACTTTGAAAGAAATCTTCCTAAAGCAGCAATACACACCGTgagcttttgtacttcttttacgGAGGTGGGGGATCTCATGTTTTGAATGGCATGAATCTTGTCTGGATTTGCCTCGATGCCCCGTTCGTCTACCAAGAAGCCGAGACACTTTCCTCCGGTGACCCCGAATACGCACTTGTCCGGATTGAGCTTCATTTGGTGTTTGCGGAGGGTATTGAATGTTTCACGCAAGTCTGCGGCGTGCTGAGTTGCGTGCTTGCTCTTTGTTatcatgtcatccacgtatacctctaaattccgtccaatctAAGATTGAAAAACCTTGTTTACCATTCTCTGATAGGTGGCTCCAGCATTTTTtaacccaaagggcatgactttgtAGCAATAGACACCCATGCTAGTATTGAAGGCCATGTGTGGTTGGTCCTCCGGCGCCAATTGAATCTGATGATATCCggcattggcatccatgaaACTTAATAGCGCATGGCCTGCTGTGGAGTCCACCAGGCGATCTATTTTTGGAAGTGGATAGTCGTCCTTGGGACATGCCTTATTCAAATCCGTGAAATCGACGCACATCCTCCATTTGCCATTCGATTTCTTTACGAGGACGACATTGGATAGCCAATCAGAGTATTTGCATTCTCTAATGAATCCGgctttcaacaatttttcaacTTCTTCTTTGGCGGCCTCGGTCCGCTATTTTCCTTGATGCCGCAGCTTTTGCTTCACTGGTTTGTGGCCTGGTCTTatgtcaagtttatgacacATGACGCTagtagggatgccaggcatttcttccgtgctGAAGGCgaagacgtcgcggaactcagCAATGGTGGCCACGATTTCTTGTTTAATCGTACCGggaagatctttccctatcTTGACTTGCTTCCCCTCGAACATGTCTATTTCCTCGTATCTTTCTATGGGGCGAGGCCTTTCATGTGTACTAGGGTTTTCCAtatacacgctcatgacagcgGGAGCGTCTTGATTTTCCCTTTCCCTCTTGGCGGGTGTCGCGGAATGTCCGCGCTTCAGAGTGTTTATGAGGCATTGGCGGGCCGTTACCTGATCTCCCTTGAGGATGCCAACTTTCCCATCGTCCCGCTTGAATTGcagcaagagttgatgaggAAAGATTGCAgctttgattttgttaatgAGGGGAAGtcccatgatggcgttgtaAGGGAAAGTGATATCCACTACCGTGAAACGTATTGGCATGGACctgctttcatttctttctcCTACGCgcacggggagaatgatcgttcCTAGCGGAATGACCTGACTTCCCCCGAACCCGATCAGCGGCTTATCTAGGGGCTGCAAGTGCTTTTcctcaaacttcatttttctcaagcactccattgtaatgagatcagccgtgcttccgGTATCCACGAGTACCCTTTTGACCTTCATTTGTCCGATTTTGAgggtgaccaccagagggtcagtaTGGGGCTGTTGCAGCGTTTGAGAGGTCGTGGCATCAAATTTCATGACCGGTCCGCTGGTTACGGTCGCTGTCGGTCTTTTCAGCAGAGTATGGACGCTTTCTTTCGCGGCACGAACGGTAGGATATTCCTCGGTATACcctccaaaaatcatgttgatggtCCTCTGTGTATGGGAACTTTCGCGCCTTGCCTCCTCCCTCTTGGGGGATCCGCGTCTTTGATTCCACGGCCTTCTGTTCGCTTCTCCTCCCATGTCATAGTCCCTCTTGTTGAGGAACCTGGAAAGCTTTCCTTCATCGGCCAATTGATGCAAGATGCGCTTGAGTTCGCGACATTGGGCAAGGgtatggccgtgctctttgtggtagtcACACCACAAATATTAATTGCGCCTGTCGGAAGGAGTGGTAGtgggaggtggagttggcaacttGTCTCGAACGGCAAAGAAAATATCCCTTCTGTTTCGATTAAACATCGGGTCGTTTCCCCCGTCTAACAGATTGCGCGTTCTGGATTCCCCTCTCGTGGTATAAATGTGACGGGATCGTGGGGGTCCCATGTCAGAAGGGGGCGCgggacgacgcggcatgtaattTCCTTCCCTCCTCGACTGGGGCTCTTCTCTGTTCCTCGAGGATTGATGGGAAGTTGCGACGTCCTTTTTGTCAGACTTCCCCCTCTTGGGttcatgtgcctgacatatctcGGAGGCTGTGACATAACTTTGACactgcttcatggcctccgcatATGTCTTCACCTGGCTCTCCACCAACTGGAACTtgagcctttgagccttcattccgttgattagggcgtttaAGGCGACTGATTCCTCTAAATCCGTCACCTCTAGCACCGCCTCATGAAACTTCTTAAGATAGGAGGATATGGACTCTCCTTCCATTTGAGTGATACTAAGtaggtggaagtttgatttctcctgccttcttgagGCTATAAAGTGGCCCAGAAACTTGCCTTCTAGTTGGGCAAAATTGTGGATACTTCCTCTtggaagggaggtgtaccatgTCAAGGCTGCTCCtgtaagagtagttgggaagaatttaCACCACAAGGAAGGGTTGGTAGTGTGCAGCACCATCAGATTCTTGTACGCCATCAAGTGTTCCTCGGGGCACGACGTGCCGTCAAATGCTGCCatatttgggatttttattttccCAGGGTTGGGAATGTTTAGTATTTCAGGAGCCATTGGGGAGATTATCGGTGTAGGATCTTCAGGGAGGATATTGACCTCGACTTCATTCCGCGGCATGGTTACAGGACTTGCTGGATGGCTAGATCCTACCAGCTGCGCCCTCTTCCTCTCCTGCCTCCGTCGATCCACCAGCGACTGGACGCTTTCGGATGCCTTATGCTTTTTGCTTTCTAGGAAGGTTCGGGCATCTCGAGAGGCGGTTTTGGACATTTTGTCCTGTGGATCACTCCTGCTAACATCCGTGTGGGTTCTCGATCTTTCCCGCCTTTTCTTATTACGCCTGCTGGAGTGGGAAGTCCTCGAattcccatcttgagattcgTGGGACTTTGGTACCTCCTGgtggggttcgattcgttcctACAAGTTTTTAATTTGGTCCGCCATATCTTCTAATACTCGTTGTTGAgtgggagtattatttatgacggcgcggagcTGTTCAGTAAAAGCGGCAGTAAGGTtgcgtgctagcatgtccagatcacgacgagtcacggcttgattgttagcgtgacctgcggaagtgtctgtatctgtgctatgcacggttgcAGTTTGTGTGGGATTCttcttaggagccatgactATTTGTTTagttccccacagacggcgtcaaactgtttcggtgatgaaacgaggaagtgcaaaagacactcaAAATACTTGGAGATAGGTGGAAGTATGACCAAGAGGAGCGACTCGTGggaggaagcgacttgaattcctacaaaacaacacgttagccttgtccggggggtgatctcccggaaaacccctccgacgctcaagttagaacgtagatATGAGAATAAGGAGTAAGTGATTGATAACTGAATGCAAGAAGATGCGGTGGTGGATGTTATTGGAATTTTTGGTAGGCTAACGAGGTAGGGTATGAGTAAGGATATTTGAGAGAATTATTTTCCGATGCCCCCCTTCtcttgatggtagcccctatttataatgaagGAAAGGGAAGTTATTGTTGAGGAGGAGTGGGTGATCATGGGGGTAATGAACAGTGGCTGATGGTTATGATGGAGAGTGGGAGGTAGTGGGCAGTTATTCACCCCAGAAGAAGGATGACCAAAGAATGTGGGTGACTGGAAAGTTAGGTCCAACTGGTAGTTACTTCCAAGGAGGAAAGTTAGGGTATCCTGGAAGTAGAAACCCTATGGGCCATACGGGAAGGTGGGAGATCCAAAAGAAAGCCCATTTGACCAACAGTCAAAGTCCACTATAAAGGTCAAGGGGTGTTTTGGTAATATGATGCAAATTacttaaataaacaaattaattgaGTAAGTAGTACCATGACACAAAGAAAGTGAGTCGAATATCAAATTGCAAACTACCATCAATTTAGTTTCGCCCTAATGACGAAGGAAACGAAGAACAATCCAAACAAAGTAGGTATTTTCCCTAATCTTTCCTACtttcactattgttttcattgatttttgatttttctgtctcttttttttcttccaTGGTTGAGGATTTGCTTGATTGCTTCTCCTGCCTTTCTTTCTTCTATATTGCTTCAGATTGCAATTTCATCATGGGATGGTGTTTTAGTGGCATTGTTGTCatcaaaagaaaatatgttTTTGTTCTACTTTCTGACTTGCACCGTAGCTTTGTTCCTAATTGTTGTTCTACTATCACTCTTTGGGTGCTTATTTTATGTGATCTTCCTTCATAATTTCAATATGTTCATAGCATCCTACTCAAATTTAAAAGTATTCATGATAAATAAAGATAACAGTTGGTGTGACACTCATCTTGATTTAGTTCCAAATGTACATGATTTATTTCCAACCAAGTGTTCTTTTATGTAGAATGAAAACTAAATGATATTTTTCCCAATTATATTTTTGTCTCCTCATTGATTTTGCTTGATTTATCAAGGATGCATGCATTGGTTTAAGATTGAATTGGTTTAAGAATAATAGCCATATCTACTGGTTATTTGTCATTGTTGTGTGCTAGAAGAAGGAATGTTCACATCTACTTGTGATCCTTTTTGGGCGTGCAAAATGTTACATCTCCCTGCTGCTGCACACTTTGAGTTACTGAATGATTTGAGAATCCTTTGCTGCTTTGTTACTCATAGTTCTGATGATGATTATAGGGGACTTGCTAATGTTGTTGCTCTATGCTTGTTATCTTTAGGTGGTTGATATAGGAATTTCAATGTGTAGTTTAGTTTGATTCCTAAATGTTTTTGTTCTCTGTTGTTGATGGCTGTTGCTGGTTCAGTTTTTGATCGAGCTGCTGCTACCGATTGCCACTTGGGTTGCTTTTGTCCACGCGTGGCCTGCAATCAAATGTTGTGTAATGTTGTGCTATGATATTATGTGTTGCCTCAACAACTTTGTTTTACTTAGGGACTTGTTTACTTTCTTGTCTTAGTACATTGTATAGGCTACTAACTTTTGCATTATGGTGTTTGGTTTCGTGTTTCTGTATTTGGGCTTTGCTCGAATTTTGTGCTGTGTGctttattttttacattaataaattttatttgccaaaaacaacaacaacaaaaacaacaacaacaataataataataataataataacaataataataataataataataataataataataataataataataataataataataataataataaataattaccgccaaaattaattaaaatgttaGTTATGTTTATTAGCCACACTTATTTGTGTGGAGaaacaagaagaaaaacaatGGTCTATGAAATCATGCAGTTACATTTATCAAGTGTGGAAAGTTTCCAACGCCTATGAGCATGGTTGAAGGTACTACCAGCCACGCTTATTATGCGTGACTAAAAATTTACCAACATAAGCAAAGGCCACGCTTAATAACCGTGGTTAAATTTATCAGCCTCATATATAAGCGTGCCTAACTGCATTTTAAGCGTAGGTCggtgcaatttttttttgtactgTTATTTTCTAGTTATTTTTGAGACTTCAAGAGGATGGTGTGCTTCCTAGCATATGTTTTCTTCTACGGACTGGGGAATTTTTCCTTTGTCTAGTCCTCCAAGCCGTAGATCAACTTTTTTCAATTTCCTGATGTGGTGCTTAGAAGGGTTTGTGGTAGGGAGGTAAGGTTTGACCCTGCTCCAGATTTCCTAATGTGGATTTCGAGTTTTTCCCGAACTATTAAGTAGTGAGGGACTTTCcctctctctaattgcttttttTTGACTCCCTTGTTGATAGTTGGGAGTCAGTTTTGTAATATGCAATCTAAGTCGATCCTTTATGTAGATGAGTTCCTTGTATGGTAAAAGAC
The Amaranthus tricolor cultivar Red isolate AtriRed21 chromosome 11, ASM2621246v1, whole genome shotgun sequence DNA segment above includes these coding regions:
- the LOC130826442 gene encoding uncharacterized protein LOC130826442, yielding MITKSKHATQHAADLRETFNTLRKHQMKLNPDKCVFGVTGGKCLGFLVDERGIEANPDKIHAIQNMRSPTSVKEVQKLTVCIAALGRFLSKSADKCLPFFKTIKQQKFEWTAEAEESFRQLKEHLSALPKLVSPINGEKLVLYVSVSEYSLSGVLVAERERKQLPTYNVSHAFRGSEGNYCEVEKVIFAIVMASRKLKPYFQSNQIIHFPPPAELNQEWKLYVDGSSTQSASGAGLLIVSSAGVRMERAVRFEFAASNNEAEYEALLMGLKICYEARAKELAAFSDSQLIVGQVKGEFEAKDDSMKMYLQQVKNFVPKFDKFTLEHIPRSQNAQADSLAKLASSADTSAARGIIWEVLPNPSINFMVNTIDRSETWMGPYVKYLQDQMLPQDENQAKMLQKKAKWFELHEETLYKKSYTHPLLKCVAPEEGNYILREIHEGGCGIHQGKDAEELIQRCPECQYHSKIGRKPSNYLTVLQAILPFDKWGMDLLGPFPPAKGQRKFIIVAIDYFTKYVEAEALSSITDKQVCQFLWRNIITRYGIPRVIITDNGRQFVSKNTIEYCDKFHIQIRFSSVSRPQTNGQVEAANKEILNGIKKKIEGVKVEIGVPSTRVIYYSYDENEERKRANLDLLPETRGNALLRSMAQKQKMIRSFNRHVKTRRIQVNDLVLRKVEATGKIAEKGKLGANWDGPFKVTRVIKPGTHRRPPRRPGSATEEIRPPPPQDWE